In the Arachis ipaensis cultivar K30076 chromosome B10, Araip1.1, whole genome shotgun sequence genome, one interval contains:
- the LOC107623859 gene encoding plant UBX domain-containing protein 1, whose product MVIDALSPLNPKRRRFTNAYSMANLADMNERFGREIRVFETSPVSPSLNAAPSNEGDETDDFYEFTPEDYYRLLATKKEDKLLKTRKIREAEEAARRSRITKAVIRVRFPDNHTLEANFHPSETIQNLVDLVTKVIAQPEQPFYLYTTPPKKLIKDMSQDFYTAGFCPGAIVYFSYEVPKGDNTLVGSYLSEDIMALKDLHVSADQGQQSQPVQVEPESVVAPQPPPVEERKPAEKKLVKPKWLKM is encoded by the exons ATGGTCATTGATGCCTTGTCTCCACTGAATCCTAAGCGGAGAAGGTTCACCAACGCTTATTCCATG GCCAATCTTGCAGATATGAATGAAAGGTTTGGGCGAGAGATTCGTGTTTTTGAAACGTCACCAGTTTCTCCATCATTAAATGCTGCACCAAGCAACG AAGGAGATGAGACAGATGACTTCTATGAGTTCACCCCAGAAGACTATTACCGACTTCTAGCTACTAAAAAGGAAG ATAAATTATTGAAGACTCGAAAAATCCGAGAAGCAGAAGAGGCAGCTCGTAGGTCAAGAATAACGAAG GCTGTAATTCGAGTTCGTTTCCCTGATAATCACACATTGGAGGCTAACTTTCACCCATCAGAAACCATCCAGAATTTAGTTGATCTTGTGACTAAAGTGATTGCGCAGCCGGAGCAGCCATTTTATTTGT ATACCACACCGCCTAAGAAGCTGATCAAAGACATGTCTCAGGATTTCTACACTGCTGGTTTTTGCCCTGGTGCCATTGTGTACTTTTCGTACGAGGTTCCAAAAG GTGATAACACTCTCGTTGGCTCCTACTTGAGTGAAGATATCATGGCCTTGAAGGATTTACATGTATCTGCTGATCAAGGTCAGCAATCACAGCCTGTGCAAGTGGAACCAGAGTCTGTAGTGGCACCACAACCTCCTCCTGTCGAAGAGCGAAAACCGGCTGAGAAAAAGCTTGTTAAACCAAAGTGGCTAAAAATGTGA